The nucleotide window TGATGAAGAAGACGGCGTGCGCGTCGTGCTTGGCGAGGACGTCGAGGACTTTCGGGGTCCACTCGGGGTCCGGGCCGTCGTCGAAGGTCAGCACCAGCTCACGGTCCGGGAGGTCATGGCTGGTCGCCCCTTTCGGGGACCGGGAGTCGATGACCGGGCCGCCCTTGAGGATCTTCTTCGGCACCCGGTCGTTCGACACGGGCGGCTGGACGCGGTGGTCCGCGAGGATCTCGCTGTGGACGTAGCCGCGCAGCATGAGCATGGCCATGAGGGCGACGAGTACGAGGCAGGGGAGCAGATGGCGCAGGGGTATGCGCCGGCGTGTGCGCCCGCCCGGGGACGGGCGTGGGGACAGGGGTCGGCGACCGGCGGCTCGCGAGGGCGAGCCGCGGCGCTTGGAACGGGGCATCAGGCGGCGGTCTCCGGATTGGGCTCGGGGTCCGGGGCGTTCGGGGACGGGGACGCGGTCTCGGCGGCGACGGGCTCGACGGGCGCCGGGGCGGCCGGGCCGTCGGCGACGGTGTCGGGGCCCGGGGCGGGGTCGGAGCCGCCGGAGTCCGAGGGGCCCGGCGAGGGCGAGCCGGAGGGGCTGGGGTCGCCGCCCGGCGGGGTGGACGCGGAGGGCGAGGGCCCGGGGTTCTGCGCGCTGCCGCTCGGGCCGGGCTTCGCGCTGGCGCTCACCGAGGGCTTCGGGCCGGCGGACGCTCCCGGCGCCGAGGCACTGGCCGAGGGCTTGCCCGACGGCTTCGCACCGCCGCCCGGCGAGAGCGTCACCCCGCCCGGACCGACCGACGCGCCCGCGCCGATGTCCAGACCGGGGAAGACGCCTCCTCCGCCGGACGAGCCGGCCGACTCGTCCGGCGGAGGAGGGGTGTCGACCTTGCCCGCGGGCTTGTCGTCCTTCTGGCCCGGCACCGGCAGCCAGGGCGCGTCGGAGTTGCCCGACAGGAGGGTGACGACGATGACGGCGGCGTATGTCGCGCAGGCGCCGCCGACGAAGATGCCGAGCCGCCGGTAGCGGTTCCTGCGCCGCCCGGACTCGTCGACGAACACGGGCCGGTCGGAGTCCGGCGCCCCCGCGTCGTCGAGTCGGACGGTCACCTCATGGGGGTCGTGGGTGTGGCCGGGCCGGCCGAGCTGGTCCCACGGGTCCTGAGGGGTGGCGGGGAGTACGGGGTCGCGGTCGCCGCGGAACTCCCGTTCGGACGCGGTCGGTTGTCGCAGTACTCCCCCGTCACGGCCCAGGGCGAGCGAGGCGGCTGTTCTGCCGCCGGCCTCGGGCCAGACCACGTCGCCACCGGAACCCGCACCGACGTTCGAACCAGAACCGGAACCAGAAACGGAGCCAGAACCGGCAGCAGAACCGGCATCGGTACCGGAATCAGCATCGGTACCGGAATCAGACCTCGACCGCTTCGCCTGCCGGTCCTTCGGCCACTTCTTCGCTTGCACGCACATCCCCCCGGGGACAGTTCGGGGTGCGTGTTCGATGGCGGGCCGTCGCACTTTCCTGTACCGGACCGGGCCCCCACCCGGTCCGGGGCGCCCCGCCCATCACACGCACCCGGGTCCCGAATGTAGGGGTGCGAGGGAAGCTCGTGCGCCCGAAGTCAGCTCGAACTCATCATGATGAGTGCATCTGCGGCCGGAATCCACCCGTTCTGGGGACGCGACAGCCATACTTCCGCGCGCGCCAGCTCGGCCGCCGCCTCGCGGAGCGCATCGAGCCCGGGATGCACGAGCCCCTTGCGCCACACCAACGAGACGGGCGAGAGCGGCACGGGGTCGACGAGCGGCCGCGAGACCATCCCGTCCAGCGCGGGCATGCCCACCACGGCGAGCACGGGGGTCCGGGTCTTCGCCATGATCCGCCGGAACTCCTCGGCCCCCACGGCGAGCGGCGCGGGCGGCGCCAGCCTGGCGCCGTGCAGCTCGAAGAGCAGGCGCGCCAGCTCCGTCCACTCCGGCGTCCGGGGGTTCCCGGCCCCCGCGTACACGCTCTCGCCCCGCAGCTTCGGCATCGGTACGGCGTCGAGCTCGGCCAGGGGGTGGTCCTCGGGCAGGAGCACGGCCATCGGCTCGTACCGCACGGGCTGTTGGGAGAGCCGGGCGCGGGCCGCCGGGCCGAGCCCCGCGAACCGGCCGAACGACACGTCGAGCCGTCCCGCGAGCATCTCGTAGGAGGCGTGGGTGAGTCCGCTCTCGTAGCGGGCCATCAGCTCGTGCTCGGGGGCGAGTTCGCGGGCCCGTTCCAGCACGCGGCGGTTGGTGGCCAGCCCTTCCGAGTTGAGGTCCACCAGCAGGGGCCGGGGCTGCGCGAACGCGCCGACCAGCGCGTCATGGGCCTCCACCACCCGCCGCGCGTACGGCACGAGCCGCTCCGCGTCGGGTGTCGGCGTCACCTGCCGGGTCGACCGTACGAAGAGTTCGACGCCGAGGTCCCACTCCAGTTTCCGGATGTCCCGGCTGAGCGCCGGCTGGGCTACGTAGAGGCGGGCGGCGGCACGGGTGAAGTGCAGCTCTTCGGCGACGGCGAGGAACGCGCGCAGGAGGCGGGGGTCGACCGTCTTGGTGGATGCGGGGTCGTCGGACACCCCGGGAACTTATAACCGACTCGACTTAATCGCCACGGAGTAAGTCTTGGACGTGCGTTGACGTGAGGGGCGACGGTTGACGCATGCCGCACTCCTCGCCCGACAGGGCCTCTTCGACCATGCCTCCGTCCGGGAGGACGGCTCCCCTGCTCACGGTCACCGCTGACACGTTGGTGGCCGCCGACTTCGGTCCTCGCGGGCGGCGCGGACCGGCCGGGCAGCCCCGCGCCCCGCGTCGCCCTCCGGGCCCGTACCGCCGTCTCTTCACCCACCCCGGGGCCCTCGCTTTCACCGTCGGCAACCTGATAGCCCGACTGCCCATGGGCATGTTCAGCGTGAGCGCGGTCATCATGATCGCCGGGTCGCGCGGCTCGTACGCGCTTGCCGGTGCCGTCGTCGCGACGGGGCTGGGGGCCACGGCGCTGGTGGCCCCCTGGACCGCGCGGATGGTGGACCGTCACGGCCAGGCGAGGGTGGCGGTCCCGGCGACGGCGATGGCACTGCTCGGCGGCTCGGCCCTGGTGGCCTGCGTGCACTGGGACGCCCCCGACTGGACCCTGTTCGCCTCCTACGCGGCCACCGCCACCGCCCCCAACACCGGCGGCATGTCCCGTGCCCGCTGGGCGCACCTCCTGAAGGACGACCCGGCGGCCCTGCACACCGCGAACTCCTTCGAACAGGCGGCGGACGAGCTGTGCTTCATGCTGGGCCCGGTGGTGGCGGCGTTCGTGTGCACGGCCTTGTTCCCGGAGGCGGGCACGCTGATCGGCGGCCTCGTCTGTATGACCGGCGTACTGATCTTCGCCGCCCAGCGCGCGACGGAGCCGCCGCCTCGGGGTCGTACGCCGGTGAAGTCCCCGATCCGCACCCCGGGTATCGCCCCTCTCCTCCTGGCCTTCCTCGCCACGGGCGCGGTCTTCGGCTCGCTGGAGGTCGTCACCATCGCCTACGCGGACGCGCGCGGCCAGGCCTCGGCGGCGGGCGTGGTCCTGGGCCTGCAGGCCGCGGGTTCGTGCGCGGCGGGGCTGGCGTACGGCGCGCTCCGGGTGACGGCCCCCGCCGAACGCCGCTTCCCCCTGTGCCTGGCGGCCATGACGACCCTGATGACCCTCCCCTGGCTCGCGGCCTCCACGACGGACTCGCTCCTGGCCCTGGCCCCGGCCCTCCTCCTGGCCGGCATGGCCACCGCGCCGACGATGATCACGTCCATGGCCCTGGTCCAACGGCTCACCCCCGAGGGCCAGTTGAACGAGGGCATGACCCTGGCGGTCACGGGCCTGCTCGGCGGGGTCGCCGGAGGCTCGGCACTGGGCGGCTGGGTCGTGGAGCACACCGCCGGGTCGGGAGCTCTGGGGTTCGGCGTGCCGGTTGGGGCGGCGGGGGTCGCGCTCGGGGTGGCACTGCTCGGGGGCACATGGCGCCGCCCCTCGTGACCCCGGGTCGCTCATCGCCCCCGCCGCCCCTACCCGTCCCATTCCTGTCAGCGGCCCGTGAAGCGGCACCCCGGAACGCCTCACCCGTTCGACCACTCGCACGTGTCACCCTATTTCCGCGCCTCCCATTGACGCGATCACACCTCACCCATACCTTCGCCCGTCGAAGCGCTTCGACATCACTCGTCGAAACGGTTCGCCCACACCCCGAGAACGATTTCCCCGCTGTGACCGATTTCCCCGCCGGACCGCTTCGGGAGGCGACAAGTGAAGTTCACAGACGGCTACTGGCTGCTGCGCGAGGGCGTGACCGCCGCTCATCCGGCCGAGGTCCTCGACGTCGTCGAGTCGGAGGACGGCGCGCTGGAGATCCATGCGCCGACCCGGCCCATCCGCGGCCGTGGCGACCTGATGACAGGGCCGGTCATGACGATCCGCGCGCACACCCCGATGCCCGACGTCATCGGCCTCACCCTCACCCACCTCACGGGCGAACAGCCACGCGGCCCCGAGTTCGACCTCACCGGGAGCCATGCCGTCCCCCAGGTCTCGTACGACGACGGGCACGCCACCCTCACCTCCGGCACGCTGTCCGTCCGGTTCGCCCGCTCCGGCCCCTGGCAGGTCGAGTTCCTCGCCCACGGCCGCACCCTCACCTCCAGCGGCCCCAAGAACATGGGCATCCTGACGGACCCGACCGGCGCCCACTATCTGCGCGAACAGCTGAACCTCGGCGTCGGCACCTCCGTCTACGGCCTCGGCGAACGGTTCGGTCCCCTCGTCAAGAACGGCCAGGTCGTCGACATCTGGAACGCCGACGGCGGCACGGCCACCGAACAGGCCTACAAGAACATCCCCTTCTACCTCACCGACGCGGGCTACGGCGTCTTCGTCGACCACCCGGGCAAGGTCTCCTTCGAGGTCGGCTCGGAGGCGGTCTCACGGGTCCAGTTCAGCGCGGAGACCCAGGAGTTGACGTACTACGTCATCCACGGCCCGACCCCGAAGGACATCCTCCGCAAGTACACGGCCCTGACGGGACGCCCGGCCCTGCCCCCCGCCTGGTCGTTCGGCCTGTGGCTCTCCACGTCCTTCACCACGTCGTACGACGAGGAGACCGTCACCTCCTTCATAGAGGGGATGCGGGAGCGCGAACTCCCCCTCTCCGTCTTCCACTTCGACTGCTTCTGGATGCGGGAGTTCCAGTGGTGCGACTTCCGATGGGACCCACGGGTCTTCCCCGACCCGGAGGGCATGCTGGCCCGCCTCAAGGAACGCGGGCTGCGTGTCTGCGTCTGGATCAACCCGTACATCGCGCAGCGCTCGCCGCTCTTCGCGGAGGGCAAGGCGCTCGGCCATCTGCTGCGCAGGCCCGACGGGAGCGTCTGGCAGTGGGACATGTGGCAGCCGGGCATGGCACTGGTCGACTTCACCAGCCCGGCGGCCCGCGACTGGTACGCGTCCAAGCTGGAGGCGCTGCTCGCCCAGGGCGTCGACTGCTTCAAGACCGACTTCGGCGAGCGGGTGCCCCTGGACGTGCTGTGGTCCGACGGCTCGGACCCGGAGCGGATGCACAACCACTACACGTACCTCTACAACCGCACGGTCTTCGACGTGCTGCGCAAGCAGCGGGGAGAGGGCGAGGCGGTCGTCTTCGCGCGCTCGGCGACCGCCGGGAGCCAGAAGTTCCCCGTGCACTGGGGCGGTGACTGCGAGGCCACGTACGAGTCGATGGCGGAGTCACTGCGCGGCGGGCTCTCCCTCGGGCTCTCCGGCTTCGGGTACTGGAGCCACGACATCGGCGGCTTCGAGGGCACGCCGGCCCCGGCACTGTTCAAGCGCTGGCTGGCCTTCGGCCTGCTCTCCTCGCACAGCCGACTGCACGGCAGCTCCTCGTACCGCGTGCCCTGGCTCTTCGACGAGGAGTCCGTGGACGTACTCCGCCACTTCACCCGGCTGAAGCTGAGCCTGATGCCGTATCTGTACGAGGCCGCGCGCGCCGCCCACACCGAGGGGGTGCCGATGATGCGGGCGATGGTCCTGGAGTTCCCGGACGACCCCGGCTGCGCGCATCTGGAACGGCAGTACATGCTCGGCCCCGACCTGCTGGTCGCGCCCGTGTTCGACGATTCCGGCGAGGTCGCGTACTACGTCCCCGAGGGCACCTGGACGCACCTCCTGACCGGCGGGACGGTGACCGGCCCCCGCTGGGTGCGCGAGAGCCACGGGTTCCTGAGCGTGCCGCTCCTCGTCCGGCCCGGCTCGGTGATCCCGGTCGGCGCGGTGGCCGACCGCCCCGACTACGACCACGCCGACGGGGTCACGCTGCGGGCGTACGGCCTCGAACGCGGCGCCCAGGTGACGTGCGTCGTCGGCGACTCGACGTTCACGGTGGTACGCGAGGGCGACACCCTGCGGGCCTCGTGCGGCGAGCCGAGGGCGCCCTGGGGCCTGGCGGTGGGCGGCAGGGAGGTACGGGCGAAGGCGGGCACGGGCTTCCTGACCATGGACCTGGACCGGGACCTGGACGGGGACGGGGACGGGGACGGGGACCTTTCGGTCTCGGACCCTGGCTCGGACTCCGCGACGAAGGGGTCGGCGTGATGGTGAAGATCACCGATGTGGC belongs to Streptomyces graminofaciens and includes:
- the yicI gene encoding alpha-xylosidase, with translation MKFTDGYWLLREGVTAAHPAEVLDVVESEDGALEIHAPTRPIRGRGDLMTGPVMTIRAHTPMPDVIGLTLTHLTGEQPRGPEFDLTGSHAVPQVSYDDGHATLTSGTLSVRFARSGPWQVEFLAHGRTLTSSGPKNMGILTDPTGAHYLREQLNLGVGTSVYGLGERFGPLVKNGQVVDIWNADGGTATEQAYKNIPFYLTDAGYGVFVDHPGKVSFEVGSEAVSRVQFSAETQELTYYVIHGPTPKDILRKYTALTGRPALPPAWSFGLWLSTSFTTSYDEETVTSFIEGMRERELPLSVFHFDCFWMREFQWCDFRWDPRVFPDPEGMLARLKERGLRVCVWINPYIAQRSPLFAEGKALGHLLRRPDGSVWQWDMWQPGMALVDFTSPAARDWYASKLEALLAQGVDCFKTDFGERVPLDVLWSDGSDPERMHNHYTYLYNRTVFDVLRKQRGEGEAVVFARSATAGSQKFPVHWGGDCEATYESMAESLRGGLSLGLSGFGYWSHDIGGFEGTPAPALFKRWLAFGLLSSHSRLHGSSSYRVPWLFDEESVDVLRHFTRLKLSLMPYLYEAARAAHTEGVPMMRAMVLEFPDDPGCAHLERQYMLGPDLLVAPVFDDSGEVAYYVPEGTWTHLLTGGTVTGPRWVRESHGFLSVPLLVRPGSVIPVGAVADRPDYDHADGVTLRAYGLERGAQVTCVVGDSTFTVVREGDTLRASCGEPRAPWGLAVGGREVRAKAGTGFLTMDLDRDLDGDGDGDGDLSVSDPGSDSATKGSA
- a CDS encoding LysR family transcriptional regulator, with amino-acid sequence MSDDPASTKTVDPRLLRAFLAVAEELHFTRAAARLYVAQPALSRDIRKLEWDLGVELFVRSTRQVTPTPDAERLVPYARRVVEAHDALVGAFAQPRPLLVDLNSEGLATNRRVLERARELAPEHELMARYESGLTHASYEMLAGRLDVSFGRFAGLGPAARARLSQQPVRYEPMAVLLPEDHPLAELDAVPMPKLRGESVYAGAGNPRTPEWTELARLLFELHGARLAPPAPLAVGAEEFRRIMAKTRTPVLAVVGMPALDGMVSRPLVDPVPLSPVSLVWRKGLVHPGLDALREAAAELARAEVWLSRPQNGWIPAADALIMMSSS
- a CDS encoding MFS transporter, producing the protein MPPSGRTAPLLTVTADTLVAADFGPRGRRGPAGQPRAPRRPPGPYRRLFTHPGALAFTVGNLIARLPMGMFSVSAVIMIAGSRGSYALAGAVVATGLGATALVAPWTARMVDRHGQARVAVPATAMALLGGSALVACVHWDAPDWTLFASYAATATAPNTGGMSRARWAHLLKDDPAALHTANSFEQAADELCFMLGPVVAAFVCTALFPEAGTLIGGLVCMTGVLIFAAQRATEPPPRGRTPVKSPIRTPGIAPLLLAFLATGAVFGSLEVVTIAYADARGQASAAGVVLGLQAAGSCAAGLAYGALRVTAPAERRFPLCLAAMTTLMTLPWLAASTTDSLLALAPALLLAGMATAPTMITSMALVQRLTPEGQLNEGMTLAVTGLLGGVAGGSALGGWVVEHTAGSGALGFGVPVGAAGVALGVALLGGTWRRPS